The Chloroflexota bacterium genome segment CCTACTCGCACGGCCGGCATGAGGTAGTTCAAAACCTGGCCCTGGTGGATGCTGCAGGCCCCGCGCCGGGCCAGGCAGATTCTCCAACTGTCCCTCCGGGAGCCTGGCCACTTCATTTCCCAATCTCCGCGAAGCATGACCAACAGGCTCGGGCTCTGTTCGCTTCACTGGATTCAACTCGCCCGGTGGTGGCAATTCATCCAGGCAGCGGCGCCGAGATCAAACATTGGCGTACCGGGGCCTGGGCAAGCTTGGTTGCTAAGCTGCAGCAACAACATGATATTCAAGTGCTGTTCACTGGCTCCGCGGTCGAAACAGATCTGATTGATGCGATACTGCAACAAGTGCCGCCCGCTTTACAAGGCCAACTTCCCCATTCGCTGGCGGGGCAAACCGATCTACAGTCGCTGGCGGCAATCTACAGACGTTGCCGGCTGGTCATCGGACCTGATAGTGGCCCATTGCATCTGGCTGTGGCCGCCGGCACCCCGACCATCCATCTCTACGGTCCAGTAGACAAAAAAACATTCGGTCCGTGGGGGAACAGTCAGCGTCATCGTGTGGTCACCTCGGACTGGGGTTGTATTCCCTGTAACCGGCTTGACTGGAGGCCTCACCAGTTGCCCGATCATGGATGTGTGCGGGATATCACCGTGGAACAGGTGATGGCCGAAGCCTCCAGGCTGTTGCTGAGCCCCAACTGACCTTTGCCAAGCTCATGCTCTTCGGCTACAATGAGCGAAATCTGAACGAGAAACGATTGATCATGACCAAGACTCCCAAGACTCCTATGAACGTCGTCCTGGAAGAGGACGATCACTGGTGGTTTGCCAGCCGCACGCGAGCCATTCTCAATTACCTGGACCGCTATGTTGGTCCTGGCCAGGATAAGAGAATCCTTGATGTGGGATGCGGCGCCGGTAACATGGCCCACCATCTTGCCCATTACGGCAGGGTAACTGGCCTGGACCTCAACCCCAAACCATTGAAGGTCGCTCAGGAGCGCGGCTTGGAGGTCAGGCAGGGAAGCGCCGACGACCTGCCCTTCGATGACAACAGCTTTGACCTGATCACCCTGCTCGATACCGTCGAACATGTGCCCAATGAGCATGGTGTTTTCAGCGAGTGTTATCGGGTCTTGAAGCCTGGCGGGAAATTACTGGTCACCGTTCCCGCGCTTATGTGGCTTTGGAGCCAAAACGATGTTATCAATGCCCATCAGCGGCGATACACCCAAAGCGAACTCAATAAGAAACTGGAACACCATGGCTTCAAGGTGCTTCGATCCTCCTATAACAACTTTTTCCTGTTTCCGTTGGCTGCCAGCCTCATCCTGGCCCGCCGAGGACGCGCTGAACCGGAACTGGCCTCACCTCACTTCGACGAGGATGTCTACCAGGTTGAAATGGAACCTGCACCGCCGGGATTGAACGGCCTGCTCACCAGCCTTGGCAAGGTCGAAGCCTCACTCATGCAATCCCTGTCGCTGCCAATCGGGACCTCCATCCTTTGCATTGCAGAACGAAAGCAGTGATACCATGGATTGTGAGGAGATCCGCGCCAGGATAGCCGAAATCGAAGTTCGCTTGGCCGACGAACAACATACTGACGACCATAGAACCACGGCAGAGAAAAAGGCCGATGAAGACAGGCCCTGGCGGTGGAACTTCCTGTTCGAAAAAGCCTTTGACATCCTGCCAGATTCTGATGGAGAGGACTTCTCTGCGGGCGAGTGGCTTTCCGAGGGCCTTGGTGGCTTACGCTACTATCTTCAAGACATGGGCCCGGATGGCAATTTCTGGCAACAAGTTCACGCGGCTGAACGGACGTTGCTTCTGGCCTGGCGCAGTTTGCTTAATGCCAGACTGGAGCAATTGGAAAAGAAAGCTGACGACGAGCCATCAGGAACGGCCCGCCGGCAACAAATCGATATCGAGTTTGACTAATTGTCTACGAATAAGGTCAAGGTAGGAATCCTGGGAGCGACCGGCGCTGTGGGACAGCGCTTCGTTCAGCTTCTGCATAATCACCCCTGGTTTGAAATCGTTGCCCTGGGCGCATCGGAGCGCTCCGCTGGCATGCGCTACGGCGACCGCCGCTGGGTACTCCGGCCCGACATGCCTGAAAGAATGGCAGACATGACCCTGCGGCGGGGGCTCCCGGAGAACTTCGAAGATTGCAAGGTCATCTTCTCAGCCCTTCCCAGCAGCGCGGCGGGACCCACAGAACCGGCTTTTGCTGCCGCGGGATATGCGCTCTTTTCCAACGCAGGCGCACACCGCATGGACGACGACATCCCGCTGATGATCACTGAGGTGAATCCCGACCACGCCAGTTTAATCAAAGTTCAGCAGGAAGGGCGCGGTTGGCCTGGCTTCATCGTGACCAACGCCAACTGCTCGTCGACCCACCTGACATCGGTGCTGAAGCCATTGCAGGATGCCTTCGGCCTGGATAAGGTTCTGGTGGTCACCATGCAGGCCGTTTCGGGTGCCGGCTACCCGGGTGTGTCCTCGATGGACATCCTGGACAATGTCGTGCCGTACATTGACAACGAAGAACCGAAATTGGAATTGGAGCCCCGCAAGATGCTTGGAAGGTTGGTGAACGGCAGCATTGAACTGGCCGACTTCACCTTGAGCGCCCATTGCAACCGAGTGCCTACCCTCGATGGACACCTGGAGTGCGTTTCCCTTTCACTGAAGACGAAGGCAACGGAGCAGGACATCGATCGGGTTTTGCGGACATTTCGTGCTCTACCCCAGGAGCTTTCCCTCCCCTCGGCGCCCGATCCTGTCATCATAGTCCGGGATGAACCCGACCGCCCGCAGCCCCGGCTCGATCGTATGGCGGGCAATGGCATGGCAACTGTGGTCGGTCGCATACGCCCCTGCCCGATCCTGCAGTACAAGCTCGTGCTTCTCGGCCATAACACCGTACGTGGTGCAGCAGGAGGGTCGGTGCTCAACGCTGAACTCTTTGTTCACCAGGGCCTGATTGGCTGATTCCCCAAGAAGACACCTGATATGCAAACCCACGGAAATGCCTCCCTTCACGATCTGTTTGGCGACTTTGTGATGCTGCGCAACCTGGCACCGGTCGATCCGCGCCTGCCGCCATTCTCGGATGCCTGGCAGTCCATCGGTCTGGATAGCCCCAGAACGCCCCGCAAGCTGGAGCCGGAATATGCCCTGGTATCGGCCTGGTTTTTGCGAGCCGCTCAGGAGGTGAAAATACCTGGCTTGCCCATCGATGAGCTTCTGTTTATTGGCGACACCGCACTGAACGATGGCAATGCCTTCCGCAATCTCCAGCGTGCCGGCGGCTGGCCAGCCTGGTGTTTCATC includes the following:
- a CDS encoding glycosyltransferase family 9 protein, coding for MDHPMPQPLRERLAAEHRQALNDAPDRTGRQRMRRQLLYLWSRRYPQTGAKLPSSPKRILVVRPDHLGDLLFTTPALRLLRTQYPGAKITGLVGPWGRPVLEDNNDLDRLIVCAFPGFTRQPKGSLIDPYKLLFEEAERMSDLGFDLAFILRFDHWWGAWLTAAAGIPFRIGYDCPEVAPFLTHPIPYSHGRHEVVQNLALVDAAGPAPGQADSPTVPPGAWPLHFPISAKHDQQARALFASLDSTRPVVAIHPGSGAEIKHWRTGAWASLVAKLQQQHDIQVLFTGSAVETDLIDAILQQVPPALQGQLPHSLAGQTDLQSLAAIYRRCRLVIGPDSGPLHLAVAAGTPTIHLYGPVDKKTFGPWGNSQRHRVVTSDWGCIPCNRLDWRPHQLPDHGCVRDITVEQVMAEASRLLLSPN
- a CDS encoding class I SAM-dependent methyltransferase, with protein sequence MTKTPKTPMNVVLEEDDHWWFASRTRAILNYLDRYVGPGQDKRILDVGCGAGNMAHHLAHYGRVTGLDLNPKPLKVAQERGLEVRQGSADDLPFDDNSFDLITLLDTVEHVPNEHGVFSECYRVLKPGGKLLVTVPALMWLWSQNDVINAHQRRYTQSELNKKLEHHGFKVLRSSYNNFFLFPLAASLILARRGRAEPELASPHFDEDVYQVEMEPAPPGLNGLLTSLGKVEASLMQSLSLPIGTSILCIAERKQ
- the asd gene encoding aspartate-semialdehyde dehydrogenase; its protein translation is MSTNKVKVGILGATGAVGQRFVQLLHNHPWFEIVALGASERSAGMRYGDRRWVLRPDMPERMADMTLRRGLPENFEDCKVIFSALPSSAAGPTEPAFAAAGYALFSNAGAHRMDDDIPLMITEVNPDHASLIKVQQEGRGWPGFIVTNANCSSTHLTSVLKPLQDAFGLDKVLVVTMQAVSGAGYPGVSSMDILDNVVPYIDNEEPKLELEPRKMLGRLVNGSIELADFTLSAHCNRVPTLDGHLECVSLSLKTKATEQDIDRVLRTFRALPQELSLPSAPDPVIIVRDEPDRPQPRLDRMAGNGMATVVGRIRPCPILQYKLVLLGHNTVRGAAGGSVLNAELFVHQGLIG